The Streptomyces sp. P9-A4 genome contains a region encoding:
- a CDS encoding 1-aminocyclopropane-1-carboxylate deaminase, with the protein MPITDFERYPLLFGPSPVHPLERLTHHLGGATLWAKREDCNSGVAYGGNKTRKLEYLVADALAQGCDTLVSIGGVQSNHTRQVAAVAARAGLKCVLVQESWVDWPDSVYDKVGNILISRLAGADVRLVKAGFGIGFKESWEQALREVEEGGGKPYAIPAGASDHRLGGLGFANWAYEVAEQERELGVLFDTIVVCSVTGSTQAGMVAGFAALAEEGGPARRILGIDASAKPGPTHEQITRIARDTAALIGVERPVTAADVELDERYHAGVYGLPDETTLDAMRLAARTEGMVTDPVYEGKSMAGLVDLVDRGEIGRDSTVLYAHLGGQPALNAYSALFS; encoded by the coding sequence TTGCCGATCACCGATTTCGAACGCTACCCGCTCCTCTTCGGGCCCTCGCCCGTCCACCCCCTCGAACGGCTCACCCACCACCTCGGCGGCGCCACCCTGTGGGCCAAGCGCGAGGACTGCAACTCCGGTGTCGCGTACGGCGGGAACAAGACCCGCAAGCTGGAGTACCTGGTGGCGGACGCCCTCGCGCAGGGCTGCGACACCCTCGTCTCGATCGGCGGGGTCCAGTCCAACCACACCCGTCAGGTCGCCGCCGTCGCCGCCCGCGCCGGACTCAAGTGCGTCCTGGTCCAGGAGAGCTGGGTGGACTGGCCGGACTCCGTCTACGACAAGGTCGGCAACATCCTGATCAGCCGCCTCGCGGGCGCCGATGTACGGCTGGTGAAGGCCGGCTTCGGCATCGGCTTCAAGGAGAGCTGGGAGCAGGCGCTGCGGGAGGTCGAGGAGGGCGGCGGCAAGCCGTACGCGATCCCGGCCGGCGCCTCCGACCACCGGCTCGGCGGTCTCGGCTTCGCGAACTGGGCGTACGAGGTGGCGGAGCAGGAGCGCGAGCTCGGTGTCCTCTTCGACACGATCGTCGTCTGCTCGGTGACCGGCTCCACCCAGGCCGGTATGGTCGCGGGCTTCGCCGCGCTGGCCGAGGAGGGCGGGCCGGCCCGCCGGATCCTCGGCATCGACGCCTCCGCGAAGCCCGGCCCGACGCACGAGCAGATCACCCGGATCGCCCGGGACACCGCCGCCCTGATCGGGGTGGAGCGCCCGGTGACGGCGGCCGACGTCGAGCTGGACGAGCGCTACCACGCCGGGGTGTACGGCCTCCCGGACGAGACGACCCTCGACGCGATGCGGCTGGCCGCCCGCACCGAGGGCATGGTCACCGACCCGGTGTACGAGGGGAAGTCGATGGCGGGTCTGGTCGACCTGGTGGACCGGGGAGAGATCGGCCGGGACTCGACCGTGCTCTACGCCCACCTCGGCGGCCAGCCCGCCCTCAACGCCTACAGCGCCCTGTTCTCGTAG
- a CDS encoding GntR family transcriptional regulator, with the protein MDALRPVGRTLLRDRAYEALREAIVRGDLAPGAPLKDADLAERLGLSRAPVREALARLGDEGLVESKPQSYTRVTRPVSRVVRDAASVVRVMHELAARTGVPLLGPEGIRAMREANERFAQAVRASDVEAALAADDALHQVLVVASGNHAVAATIARYTPLIRRVERRLFGDAGSCGSAELHARLIGACEAGDPAEAVRVTTEIWAALEQLADDAIEVAEVTGIPAPGGRSAEPPAP; encoded by the coding sequence ATGGACGCACTACGGCCCGTGGGCCGGACCCTGTTGCGTGACCGGGCGTACGAGGCGCTGCGCGAGGCCATCGTGCGCGGCGACCTCGCCCCCGGCGCCCCGCTCAAGGACGCCGACCTCGCCGAACGGCTCGGGCTCTCGCGCGCACCCGTGCGCGAGGCCCTGGCCCGGCTCGGCGACGAGGGGCTCGTCGAGTCCAAGCCGCAGAGCTACACCCGGGTCACCCGGCCGGTCAGCCGGGTCGTCAGGGACGCCGCCTCGGTGGTGCGGGTGATGCACGAACTCGCCGCGAGGACCGGCGTCCCGCTGCTGGGACCCGAGGGCATCCGGGCCATGCGCGAGGCCAACGAGCGCTTCGCGCAGGCCGTCCGCGCCTCCGACGTGGAGGCCGCCCTCGCCGCCGACGACGCACTGCACCAGGTGCTCGTCGTCGCCAGCGGCAACCACGCCGTCGCCGCCACCATCGCGCGTTACACCCCCCTGATCCGCCGCGTCGAGCGGCGGCTCTTCGGCGACGCCGGAAGCTGCGGCTCGGCCGAGCTGCACGCCCGGCTCATCGGCGCGTGCGAGGCGGGGGACCCGGCGGAGGCGGTACGGGTCACCACGGAGATATGGGCCGCCCTCGAACAGCTCGCGGACGACGCCATCGAGGTCGCCGAGGTCACGGGCATCCCGGCGCCGGGCGGGCGGTCCGCCGAACCCCCCGCGCCGTAG
- a CDS encoding alkaline phosphatase PhoX produces MPLNRREFTKQSAVAGAGLALTGVVGALATAPEALASDEPEVYGSGHDHGHGHGHGHDHGLGYGALVADPEGMLALPAGFSYRVVTHSGVTRLESGEFTPSNHDGTAAFDGPRGTTYLVNNHELKGTRDKWEHPVPLTEGLVYDPAAAGGCTVVEVHRDGTVAEWVGLAGTSTNCAGGRTSWGTWLTGEETEDLAGKNGMTKDHGYIFEVDPRDRRANRAPKPVKAFGRYAHEAVVIDPKRGHAYLTEDASGPNGLLFRWVPPQGFEHGRGKLRTLADDAGVLQAFKCIDSSGVFVDDLSRATRIGTVYGVDWVDVPDRDGRTTPVRKQFAAGQVTRARKLEGMWWADGGTYFVSSYAREESPGAAHDGQVWFYDPKRRTLTLKVLLGVNANPDADGAFDGPDNITVSPYGGLVIAEDGEGVQHLFGATDSGRTYPIARNDLNDSEFTGVTFSPDGDTLFANIQTPGIMVAITGPWRRQPRR; encoded by the coding sequence ATGCCCCTCAACCGCAGAGAGTTCACCAAGCAGTCCGCCGTCGCCGGTGCGGGGCTCGCCCTCACCGGTGTCGTGGGGGCTCTCGCCACCGCGCCCGAGGCGCTCGCCTCCGACGAGCCCGAGGTGTACGGCTCCGGGCACGACCACGGCCATGGGCACGGCCACGGACACGACCACGGCCTCGGGTACGGCGCGCTCGTCGCCGACCCCGAGGGCATGCTGGCCCTGCCGGCCGGGTTCTCCTACCGCGTCGTCACCCACAGCGGTGTGACCCGCCTGGAGTCCGGCGAGTTCACGCCCTCCAACCACGACGGCACCGCCGCCTTCGACGGCCCGCGCGGCACCACGTACCTGGTCAACAACCACGAGCTCAAGGGCACCCGCGACAAGTGGGAGCACCCCGTCCCGCTGACCGAGGGCCTCGTCTACGACCCCGCCGCGGCCGGTGGCTGCACGGTCGTCGAGGTGCACCGCGACGGCACCGTCGCCGAGTGGGTCGGCCTCGCCGGCACCTCCACCAACTGCGCGGGCGGCCGCACCTCCTGGGGCACCTGGCTGACCGGCGAGGAGACCGAGGACCTGGCCGGCAAGAACGGGATGACCAAGGACCACGGCTACATCTTCGAGGTCGACCCGCGCGACCGCCGCGCCAACCGCGCCCCGAAGCCCGTCAAGGCCTTCGGCCGCTACGCCCACGAGGCCGTCGTCATCGACCCCAAGCGCGGCCACGCCTACCTCACCGAGGACGCCTCCGGCCCCAACGGGCTGCTCTTCCGCTGGGTGCCGCCGCAGGGCTTCGAGCACGGCCGCGGGAAGCTCCGTACCCTCGCCGACGACGCCGGTGTGCTCCAGGCCTTCAAGTGCATCGACTCCTCCGGGGTCTTCGTGGACGACCTCTCCCGGGCGACCCGGATCGGCACCGTCTACGGCGTCGACTGGGTCGACGTCCCCGACCGCGACGGCCGCACCACCCCCGTCCGCAAGCAGTTCGCGGCCGGCCAGGTCACCCGCGCCCGCAAGCTGGAGGGCATGTGGTGGGCCGACGGCGGCACCTACTTCGTCTCCTCGTACGCCCGTGAGGAGAGCCCCGGCGCCGCGCACGACGGCCAGGTCTGGTTCTACGACCCGAAGCGCCGCACGCTCACCCTCAAGGTGCTGCTCGGTGTGAACGCGAACCCGGACGCGGACGGCGCCTTCGACGGCCCCGACAACATCACCGTCTCCCCGTACGGCGGGCTCGTCATCGCCGAGGACGGCGAGGGCGTCCAGCACCTCTTCGGCGCGACCGACTCGGGCCGCACCTACCCGATCGCCCGCAACGACCTGAACGACAGCGAGTTCACCGGTGTGACCTTCTCGCCCGACGGCGACACGCTGTTCGCCAACATCCAGACCCCGGGCATCATGGTCGCGATCACCGGCCCCTGGCGCCGTCAGCCCCGCCGCTGA
- a CDS encoding endonuclease/exonuclease/phosphatase family protein, which produces MPSSIPGSARRTLARSAAVSAVVASALAAGLLAGSSSAAADDAAAGVRIHDIQGTTRVSPLVGKQVTGVTGIVTGVRTYGSRGFWIQDPEADANPATSEGVFVFTSSVPTVAVGDAVSLNGTVTEYVPGGLNSGNQSLTQISKPVVTVLSKGNPVPAPVTISAWSVPDAYAPGGDPAAGGSVNGLALDPETYALDYYESLEGTNVRVDSSRIVGATDAYAELWVTVKPWENRNLRGGTVYGSYESQNTGRLQIQSLTPLAQQPFPKADVGDRLTGTTEGPLDFNQFGGYTLTARTLGTVVDAGLERETTDKQHKNELAVATYNVENLDPSDPQEKFDALAKAVVENLASPDILALEEIQDNTGAKNDGTVAADLTVKKFTDAIVAAGGPAYEWRSVDPQNNKDGGEPGGNIRQVFLFNPERVSFTDRAGGDATTGTAVTGSKGRAALTLSPGRVDPANTAWESSRKPLAGEFVFRGRTVFVIANHFGSKGGDESIVSHHQPPNRSSEAKRLQQAQAVNAFVKDIVAVEKQADVLVVGDINDFEFSGTTQALTDGGALYPAVKSLPRSERYSYVYQGNSQVLDQILTSPGVHHFEYDSVHINAEFADQDSDHDPQVLRFRP; this is translated from the coding sequence ATGCCTTCGTCCATACCGGGATCTGCCCGCCGCACCCTCGCACGGTCCGCCGCGGTCTCCGCCGTGGTCGCCTCCGCCCTCGCCGCCGGTCTGCTCGCCGGTTCGTCGAGCGCCGCCGCCGACGACGCCGCGGCCGGTGTCCGCATCCACGACATCCAGGGCACGACCCGCGTCTCCCCGCTCGTCGGCAAGCAGGTCACGGGCGTCACGGGCATCGTGACCGGCGTCCGTACCTACGGCTCGCGCGGCTTCTGGATCCAGGACCCCGAGGCGGACGCGAACCCGGCCACCAGCGAGGGCGTCTTCGTCTTCACCAGCTCCGTCCCGACGGTCGCCGTGGGCGACGCGGTCAGCCTGAACGGCACGGTCACCGAGTACGTCCCGGGCGGCCTGAACTCCGGCAACCAGTCGCTGACCCAGATCTCGAAGCCGGTCGTGACCGTGCTGTCGAAGGGCAACCCGGTCCCGGCCCCGGTGACCATCTCCGCCTGGTCCGTGCCCGACGCGTACGCCCCCGGGGGCGACCCGGCCGCCGGCGGCTCGGTCAACGGCCTGGCCCTCGACCCGGAGACGTACGCCCTGGACTACTACGAGTCCCTGGAGGGCACCAACGTCCGCGTCGACTCCTCGCGGATCGTCGGCGCCACCGACGCGTACGCGGAGCTGTGGGTGACGGTGAAGCCCTGGGAGAACCGCAACCTGCGCGGCGGCACGGTCTACGGCTCGTACGAGTCCCAGAACACGGGCCGGCTCCAGATCCAGTCGCTGACCCCGCTCGCCCAGCAGCCCTTCCCCAAGGCCGACGTCGGCGACCGGCTGACCGGCACCACCGAGGGCCCCCTCGACTTCAACCAGTTCGGCGGCTACACGCTGACCGCCCGCACCCTGGGCACGGTCGTCGACGCGGGCCTGGAGCGCGAGACCACGGACAAGCAGCACAAGAACGAGCTGGCCGTGGCCACGTACAACGTGGAGAACCTCGACCCGAGCGACCCGCAGGAGAAGTTCGACGCGCTCGCGAAGGCGGTCGTCGAGAACCTCGCCTCGCCCGACATCCTCGCCCTGGAGGAGATCCAGGACAACACCGGCGCCAAGAACGACGGCACGGTCGCCGCCGATCTGACGGTGAAGAAGTTCACGGACGCGATCGTGGCGGCCGGCGGCCCGGCGTACGAGTGGCGCTCGGTCGACCCGCAGAACAACAAGGACGGCGGCGAGCCCGGCGGCAATATCCGTCAGGTCTTCCTCTTCAACCCCGAGCGGGTCTCCTTCACGGACCGCGCGGGCGGCGACGCGACCACCGGCACCGCCGTGACGGGCAGCAAGGGCCGCGCCGCCCTGACCCTCTCCCCCGGCCGCGTCGACCCGGCGAACACCGCCTGGGAGAGCAGCCGCAAGCCGCTCGCGGGCGAGTTCGTCTTCCGCGGCCGTACGGTCTTCGTCATCGCCAACCACTTCGGCTCGAAGGGCGGCGACGAGTCCATCGTCTCGCACCACCAGCCGCCGAACCGTTCCTCCGAGGCGAAGCGCCTGCAGCAGGCGCAGGCGGTCAACGCCTTCGTGAAGGACATCGTCGCGGTCGAGAAGCAGGCCGACGTCCTCGTCGTCGGTGACATCAACGACTTCGAGTTCTCCGGCACGACGCAGGCGCTGACCGACGGCGGCGCGCTGTACCCGGCCGTGAAGTCGCTGCCGCGCAGCGAGCGCTACTCGTACGTCTACCAGGGCAACAGCCAGGTCCTCGACCAGATCCTGACCAGCCCGGGTGTGCACCACTTCGAGTACGACAGCGTGCACATCAACGCCGAGTTCGCCGACCAGGACAGCGACCACGACCCGCAGGTCCTGCGCTTCCGCCCGTAG
- a CDS encoding antibiotic biosynthesis monooxygenase yields MNAVAHPDARPDLHRPGVGAVLASTWRVGTPERQRAAVEAIRQAWESREWPDLGLLSYTVYIGTDGDALMHYSQWTGEQAYEDFVRTHRDERNAEIDAAVPGVERVVLHRYAPPYRSAVLSEESAGAVPGAVAVVEVDFDGPDAGRQEAWVEAVFTAMGDDAGKRPARGGIGAHFHLSTDGTRVLNLAEWESEQAHIEWQAEYAPLSEAWGRVLHHPGLAGSRVRRYTPALSLSAGV; encoded by the coding sequence ATGAACGCCGTCGCGCACCCCGACGCCCGCCCCGACCTGCACCGCCCCGGAGTCGGCGCCGTCCTGGCCAGTACCTGGCGGGTCGGCACCCCCGAGCGCCAGCGGGCCGCAGTCGAGGCGATCCGCCAGGCCTGGGAGAGCCGGGAATGGCCGGATCTGGGGCTGCTCTCGTACACCGTGTACATCGGGACGGACGGCGACGCGCTGATGCACTACTCGCAGTGGACCGGCGAGCAGGCGTACGAGGACTTCGTCCGGACCCACCGCGACGAGCGGAACGCCGAGATCGACGCGGCCGTCCCCGGCGTCGAGCGGGTGGTGCTCCACCGCTACGCGCCGCCGTACCGCTCCGCCGTCCTCAGCGAGGAGAGCGCCGGGGCAGTGCCCGGGGCCGTCGCGGTCGTCGAGGTCGACTTCGACGGACCGGACGCCGGGCGCCAGGAGGCCTGGGTGGAGGCTGTGTTCACGGCCATGGGCGACGACGCGGGGAAGCGGCCGGCGCGCGGCGGGATCGGCGCGCACTTCCATCTGTCCACCGACGGCACCCGCGTGCTGAACCTCGCCGAGTGGGAGAGCGAGCAGGCCCACATCGAGTGGCAGGCGGAGTACGCCCCGCTGAGCGAGGCGTGGGGGCGGGTGCTCCACCACCCCGGGCTCGCCGGCAGCCGGGTGCGGCGGTACACGCCCGCGCTCAGCCTGAGCGCGGGCGTGTGA
- a CDS encoding GNAT family N-acetyltransferase, protein MILRDLTLRPATRAELPAVLALLADEDKVVDPVSVTVTEAYERAFADIAADPRNEMLVLTDEDGLVLGCLQATYIPGLGKGGAERALIEAVRIRADRRGDGLGRELMERAVARAGERGCALVQLTSDKRRTNAHRFYASLGFTGSHDGFKLLL, encoded by the coding sequence ATGATCCTTCGCGACCTGACCCTGCGCCCCGCGACCCGCGCCGAACTCCCGGCGGTCCTCGCCCTCCTGGCCGACGAGGACAAGGTCGTGGACCCGGTCTCGGTCACCGTCACCGAGGCCTACGAGCGGGCCTTCGCGGACATCGCGGCCGATCCGCGCAACGAGATGCTGGTCCTGACGGACGAGGACGGCCTCGTCCTCGGCTGCCTCCAGGCCACGTACATCCCGGGCCTGGGCAAGGGCGGCGCCGAACGCGCCCTGATCGAGGCGGTCCGGATCAGGGCCGACCGGCGCGGCGACGGCCTCGGCCGGGAGCTGATGGAGCGGGCCGTGGCACGGGCCGGGGAACGCGGCTGCGCACTGGTCCAGCTGACGAGCGACAAGCGGCGGACGAACGCCCACCGCTTCTACGCCTCCCTGGGCTTCACCGGCAGCCACGACGGCTTCAAGCTGCTCCTCTGA
- the dapA gene encoding 4-hydroxy-tetrahydrodipicolinate synthase, translating into MSTARPFGRALCAMVTPFTPTGALDLDEAGELAARLVTGGCDGLVLNGTTGESPTTSDAEKAALVRAVRAAVGPGPSVVAGVGTADTRHTAELARQAEEAGADGLLVVTPYYSRPPQAAVEAHFLKVADATGLPVMVYDIPGRTGTRVEPATMLRLAGHPRIVAVKDCAYDLLGSARVIAETGLAYYSGCEELNLPLYAVGGAGYVSTVANVAPRQLRAVLDAFDAGDTAEAARLNAALLPLAELMMASGLPGTVTAKALLGGPVREPLQPAGRETADGLRAALEALVRRDRAADSPARLDQAESLV; encoded by the coding sequence ATGAGCACTGCACGCCCTTTCGGCCGCGCCCTCTGCGCGATGGTCACCCCGTTCACGCCCACCGGCGCCCTCGACCTCGACGAGGCAGGTGAGCTGGCCGCCCGGCTCGTCACCGGGGGCTGCGACGGTCTGGTCCTCAACGGCACCACCGGCGAGTCCCCCACCACCTCGGACGCCGAGAAGGCCGCGCTCGTCCGCGCCGTCCGGGCGGCCGTCGGACCGGGCCCCTCGGTCGTCGCGGGCGTCGGCACCGCCGACACCCGGCACACCGCCGAACTGGCCCGGCAGGCCGAGGAGGCGGGGGCGGACGGGCTGCTCGTGGTCACCCCGTACTACAGCCGCCCGCCCCAGGCGGCCGTCGAGGCGCACTTCCTGAAGGTCGCCGACGCGACCGGGCTGCCGGTCATGGTCTACGACATCCCGGGCCGCACCGGCACCCGGGTCGAGCCGGCGACGATGCTCCGGCTCGCCGGGCACCCCCGGATCGTGGCGGTCAAGGACTGCGCGTACGACCTGCTCGGCTCGGCCCGGGTGATCGCGGAGACCGGGCTCGCGTACTACTCGGGCTGCGAGGAGCTGAACCTGCCGCTGTACGCGGTCGGCGGCGCCGGGTACGTCAGCACGGTGGCCAATGTGGCACCCCGTCAGCTCCGCGCCGTCCTCGACGCCTTCGACGCGGGCGACACCGCGGAGGCGGCCCGGCTGAACGCCGCACTCCTGCCGCTCGCCGAACTCATGATGGCCTCGGGCCTGCCCGGCACGGTGACGGCCAAGGCACTGCTGGGCGGACCGGTGCGCGAACCGCTCCAGCCCGCCGGCCGGGAGACGGCCGACGGGCTGCGCGCGGCGCTCGAAGCGCTGGTCCGCCGGGACCGGGCGGCGGACTCACCGGCCCGCCTCGATCAGGCGGAGTCGCTGGTGTAG
- a CDS encoding outer membrane protein assembly factor BamB family protein, with the protein MRIHGGRVAGAPGAEGVEGPAPSRRRLLGLAGTGIGLAALGAGAWGCGPVEDPASSTAPPPGKGATPGAGGDAFTTPPPGTAPGPLWQEPAASGALGALDALAVAGDVVLVSGDPLVGRNVVTGKAVWSREGVAVPGAKLLVSGGTLYLASAEYDGDVVGLDPATGRETWRSRLGKRFSQPRTIAADERHVYVLAGILEKDFSTPNNVIAAIDTSSGKVVWQERRDAGTEEYGITAAAVGRHLVYTDYRENVTVRDTATGRQVWTKKIGRSNSGRFAVHADLVVVADGQRLRAFALADGEERWSLAAEEFTRFHDPAVLDGVLYAADSSHVLRAVDPAKGGTLWRNDDLLKVAYPWQFTKVGGTLYAATDLDDKGGVLAFDARDGKHRWTYNDGTGSLEKWYVASAGKRLVALHGKRLTALPAV; encoded by the coding sequence ATGCGGATACACGGGGGACGCGTGGCCGGAGCACCGGGTGCCGAGGGTGTCGAGGGGCCCGCGCCGTCCCGCAGACGACTGCTGGGGCTGGCCGGAACCGGAATCGGTCTGGCGGCCCTGGGCGCGGGCGCGTGGGGCTGCGGCCCCGTGGAGGACCCGGCCTCCTCGACGGCCCCGCCCCCGGGGAAGGGCGCCACTCCGGGCGCGGGCGGGGACGCCTTCACCACCCCTCCGCCGGGCACCGCCCCGGGCCCGCTGTGGCAGGAACCGGCCGCCTCCGGCGCGTTGGGCGCCCTGGACGCGCTCGCCGTCGCCGGTGACGTGGTCCTGGTCTCGGGCGACCCGCTGGTCGGCCGGAACGTCGTGACCGGCAAGGCGGTGTGGTCGCGCGAGGGCGTCGCCGTGCCGGGCGCGAAACTGCTCGTGAGCGGCGGCACGCTGTACCTCGCGAGCGCCGAGTACGACGGGGACGTGGTCGGCCTGGACCCGGCGACCGGCAGGGAGACCTGGCGCAGCCGGCTGGGCAAGCGCTTCTCCCAGCCCCGTACGATCGCCGCCGACGAGCGTCACGTCTATGTCCTCGCGGGCATCCTGGAGAAGGACTTCAGCACCCCGAACAACGTGATCGCGGCCATCGACACCAGCTCCGGGAAGGTGGTGTGGCAGGAGCGGCGCGACGCGGGCACGGAGGAGTACGGCATCACGGCGGCGGCCGTCGGCCGGCACCTCGTCTACACCGACTACCGCGAGAACGTGACGGTCCGCGACACGGCCACCGGCCGCCAGGTCTGGACGAAGAAGATCGGCCGGTCCAACAGCGGCCGGTTCGCCGTCCACGCGGACCTCGTGGTCGTCGCGGACGGACAGCGGCTGCGGGCCTTCGCCCTGGCGGACGGCGAGGAGCGCTGGTCGCTCGCGGCCGAGGAGTTCACCCGCTTCCACGACCCGGCGGTCCTGGACGGGGTGCTGTACGCCGCCGACTCCAGCCATGTCCTGCGTGCGGTCGACCCGGCGAAGGGCGGCACGCTCTGGCGGAACGACGACCTGCTGAAGGTGGCGTACCCCTGGCAGTTCACCAAGGTCGGCGGGACCCTCTACGCGGCGACGGATCTGGACGACAAGGGCGGTGTCCTCGCCTTCGACGCCCGCGACGGCAAGCACCGCTGGACGTACAACGACGGCACGGGCTCGCTGGAGAAGTGGTACGTCGCCTCCGCGGGGAAGCGTCTGGTCGCCCTCCACGGAAAGCGGCTGACCGCCCTGCCGGCCGTCTGA
- the dapD gene encoding 2,3,4,5-tetrahydropyridine-2,6-dicarboxylate N-succinyltransferase → MTTAPRTTGAVAAGLATIAGDGTVLDTWFPAPELTEAPGPAGTERLTPDEAVNALGEGAAKALGVDARRGVEVVAVRTVIASLDEKPLDAHDAYLRLHLLSHRLVKPHGQSLDGVFGLLANVAWTSLGPVAVDDIEKVRLNARAEGLHLQVTSIDKFPRMTDYVVPAGVRVADADRVRLGAHLAAGTTVMHEGFVNFNAGTLGTSMVEGRISAGVVVGDGSDIGGGASTMGTLSGGGNVVISIGERCLIGAEAGVGIALGDECVVEAGLYVTAGTRVTMPDGQVVKARELSGASNILFRRNSVTGTVEARPNNAVWGGLNDILHSHN, encoded by the coding sequence ATGACCACTGCTCCTCGCACCACCGGCGCCGTCGCCGCCGGCCTCGCCACCATCGCCGGCGACGGCACCGTTCTCGACACCTGGTTCCCCGCCCCCGAGCTGACCGAGGCGCCCGGCCCCGCCGGCACCGAGCGGCTCACGCCCGACGAGGCCGTCAACGCCCTCGGCGAGGGCGCCGCCAAGGCCCTCGGCGTGGACGCCCGCCGGGGCGTCGAGGTGGTCGCCGTCCGTACCGTCATCGCCTCGCTCGACGAGAAGCCGCTCGACGCCCACGACGCCTACCTGCGGCTGCATCTGCTCAGCCACCGCCTGGTCAAGCCGCACGGCCAGTCCCTCGACGGCGTGTTCGGCCTGCTCGCCAACGTCGCCTGGACCTCGCTCGGTCCGGTCGCCGTCGACGACATCGAGAAGGTGCGGCTCAACGCCCGCGCCGAGGGCCTGCACCTCCAGGTGACCTCGATCGACAAGTTCCCCCGTATGACCGACTACGTCGTCCCCGCCGGGGTCCGTGTCGCCGACGCCGACCGGGTCCGCCTCGGCGCCCACCTCGCCGCCGGCACCACCGTCATGCACGAGGGCTTCGTCAACTTCAACGCCGGGACCCTCGGCACCTCCATGGTCGAGGGCCGGATCTCCGCCGGTGTCGTCGTCGGTGACGGCTCCGACATCGGCGGCGGCGCCTCCACCATGGGCACCCTCTCGGGCGGCGGCAACGTCGTCATCTCGATCGGCGAGCGCTGCCTGATCGGCGCCGAGGCGGGCGTCGGCATCGCCCTCGGCGACGAGTGCGTCGTCGAGGCCGGTCTGTACGTCACCGCCGGCACCCGGGTGACGATGCCCGACGGCCAGGTCGTGAAGGCCCGCGAGCTGTCCGGCGCCTCGAACATCCTGTTCCGCCGCAACTCGGTCACCGGCACCGTCGAGGCCCGCCCGAACAACGCGGTCTGGGGCGGACTGAACGACATCCTGCACAGCCACAACTGA
- a CDS encoding TetR/AcrR family transcriptional regulator, with protein MARPRRHDPERRERIVDAALRVVGRSGLSGLSHRTVAAEADVPLGSTTYHFASLDELLVEALRKANEGFGRLLRDSPALAAPDTDLAAALARLLGEWMSGDRARVELEYELYLAALRRPALRPVAAEWTETVVAVLGHRTDPVTARALVALMDGICLQCLLTGTAYDEEYGRLMLARILDTRA; from the coding sequence ATGGCCCGGCCCCGCCGCCACGACCCCGAACGGCGGGAGCGGATCGTCGACGCCGCCCTCCGGGTCGTCGGACGCTCCGGCCTCTCCGGGCTCAGCCACCGCACGGTGGCCGCAGAGGCGGACGTGCCGCTCGGCTCGACCACGTACCACTTCGCCTCCCTCGACGAACTCCTCGTCGAGGCGCTCCGCAAGGCCAACGAGGGCTTCGGGCGGCTGCTCCGCGACAGCCCCGCCCTCGCCGCGCCCGACACCGACCTCGCCGCCGCGCTGGCCCGGCTGCTCGGGGAGTGGATGAGCGGCGACCGCGCCCGGGTGGAGCTGGAGTACGAGCTGTACCTCGCCGCGCTGCGCCGCCCCGCGCTCCGGCCGGTCGCCGCCGAATGGACGGAGACCGTCGTCGCCGTCCTCGGCCACCGCACCGACCCGGTCACCGCGCGCGCCCTGGTCGCCCTGATGGACGGCATCTGCCTCCAGTGCCTGCTGACCGGTACCGCGTACGACGAGGAGTACGGACGGCTCATGCTGGCGCGGATCCTGGACACCCGGGCCTGA
- a CDS encoding DMT family transporter: protein MGYGLLAGAIAAEILATTSMKYSEGFTKLWPSIVTGAGYLIAFALLAQALKTLQVGTAYAIWSGIGTAAVATIGILFLGETLNLAKVAGIVLIIAGVAVLNLGGAH, encoded by the coding sequence ATGGGTTACGGACTGCTCGCCGGCGCCATCGCCGCGGAGATACTCGCCACCACCTCCATGAAGTACAGCGAGGGCTTCACCAAGCTCTGGCCCTCGATCGTCACCGGCGCGGGCTACCTCATCGCCTTCGCGCTCCTCGCCCAGGCGCTCAAGACCCTCCAGGTCGGCACCGCGTACGCCATCTGGTCCGGCATCGGCACCGCGGCCGTCGCCACCATCGGCATCCTCTTCCTCGGCGAGACCCTCAACCTCGCCAAGGTCGCCGGGATCGTCCTCATCATCGCCGGGGTCGCCGTCCTCAACCTCGGCGGCGCCCACTGA